The following proteins are encoded in a genomic region of Takifugu rubripes chromosome 21, fTakRub1.2, whole genome shotgun sequence:
- the ora2 gene encoding olfactory receptor class A related 2 isoform X1 → MPRHTGGEAHARPHWLIPGMQSVEFVRGILYLSLTVVGAPGNICLILAYLILLHQENRLLPADVIILHLSCVNLLVVVARCLLEFLASFHLAIIFGDVGCKSVIFVYRTSRSLSIWLTFILSAYQCLCIAPPGSQWTTLRIVFASYLFYVFFFLWLLTTSMSSAAVLFSFGTQNDTNLINHSVNVQFCFVHFPSKMSRDANGAAQVGRDVVPMALMTLASLIILAFLYKNSQQVKGLRSRDGGSGRAERRAAKAVVTLVTLYVLLYGVDNGLWVYTLTVREAMRSSLISDLRVFFSSLYAALSPIVIIISNRKVNSILRCAEQQKHVQ, encoded by the exons agacacaccgGAGGAGAAGCACATGCTAGACCTCACTGGCTCATACCAG GAATGCAATCGGTGGAATTTGTCCGAGGGATACTCTACCTGTCCCTCACTGTTGTGGGAGCTCCGGGAAATATTTGTCTCATTCTGGCATATCTCATCTTGTTGCATCAGGAGAACCGGCTGCTCCCGGCTGATGTCATCATTCTTCATCTATCATGTGTAAACCTTCTGGTGGTAGTTGCTCGCTGTCTGCTAGAGTTCCTTGCTTCCTTTCACCTAGCCATCATCTTTGGAGATGTAGGTTGCAAGTCAGTGATCTTTGTCTACAGAACATCCCGCTCCCTGTCCATCTGGCTCACTTTCATTCTAAGTGCCTACCAATGCCTGTGCATAGCCCCTCCAGGGTCACAGTGGACCACGCTTCGCATTGTTTTTGCCAgctatttattttatgtctttttcttcctctggctcCTTACCACAAGCATGAGCTCAGCTGCTGTACTCTTTTCCTTTGGGACCCAGAACGACACAAACTTGATAAATCATAGTGTCAATGTGCAGTTCTGCTTTGTTCATTTTCCTTCTAAAATGTCCAGAGATGCAAATGGAGCAGCCCAGGTGGGCAGAGATGTAGTACCAATGGCCCTCATGACTCTAGCCAGTTTGATCATCCTGGCCTTTTTGTATAAGAACAGTCAACAGGTGAAGGGTCTCCGCAGTAGGGatggaggaagtggaagggCAGAAAGGAGGGCTGCCAAAGCTGTGGTAACCCTTGTGACCTTATATGTGCTCCTTTATGGGGTTGATAACGGGCTTTGGGTGTATACGCTCACTGTGAGGGAGGCCATGAGGTCTTCTTTGATCTCTGACCTGCgggtgtttttttcctcattgtATGCAGCCCTGAGCCCCATTGTGATCATCATATCTAACAGGAAGGTGAATAGCATTCTGAGgtgtgcagagcagcagaagcatgTTCAGTAG
- the ora2 gene encoding olfactory receptor class A related 2 isoform X2 has protein sequence MKDYGGIILRDLFSISTGMQSVEFVRGILYLSLTVVGAPGNICLILAYLILLHQENRLLPADVIILHLSCVNLLVVVARCLLEFLASFHLAIIFGDVGCKSVIFVYRTSRSLSIWLTFILSAYQCLCIAPPGSQWTTLRIVFASYLFYVFFFLWLLTTSMSSAAVLFSFGTQNDTNLINHSVNVQFCFVHFPSKMSRDANGAAQVGRDVVPMALMTLASLIILAFLYKNSQQVKGLRSRDGGSGRAERRAAKAVVTLVTLYVLLYGVDNGLWVYTLTVREAMRSSLISDLRVFFSSLYAALSPIVIIISNRKVNSILRCAEQQKHVQ, from the coding sequence ATGAAGGACTATGGCGGCATTATTTTGCGTGACCTCTTTTCTATTTCTACAGGAATGCAATCGGTGGAATTTGTCCGAGGGATACTCTACCTGTCCCTCACTGTTGTGGGAGCTCCGGGAAATATTTGTCTCATTCTGGCATATCTCATCTTGTTGCATCAGGAGAACCGGCTGCTCCCGGCTGATGTCATCATTCTTCATCTATCATGTGTAAACCTTCTGGTGGTAGTTGCTCGCTGTCTGCTAGAGTTCCTTGCTTCCTTTCACCTAGCCATCATCTTTGGAGATGTAGGTTGCAAGTCAGTGATCTTTGTCTACAGAACATCCCGCTCCCTGTCCATCTGGCTCACTTTCATTCTAAGTGCCTACCAATGCCTGTGCATAGCCCCTCCAGGGTCACAGTGGACCACGCTTCGCATTGTTTTTGCCAgctatttattttatgtctttttcttcctctggctcCTTACCACAAGCATGAGCTCAGCTGCTGTACTCTTTTCCTTTGGGACCCAGAACGACACAAACTTGATAAATCATAGTGTCAATGTGCAGTTCTGCTTTGTTCATTTTCCTTCTAAAATGTCCAGAGATGCAAATGGAGCAGCCCAGGTGGGCAGAGATGTAGTACCAATGGCCCTCATGACTCTAGCCAGTTTGATCATCCTGGCCTTTTTGTATAAGAACAGTCAACAGGTGAAGGGTCTCCGCAGTAGGGatggaggaagtggaagggCAGAAAGGAGGGCTGCCAAAGCTGTGGTAACCCTTGTGACCTTATATGTGCTCCTTTATGGGGTTGATAACGGGCTTTGGGTGTATACGCTCACTGTGAGGGAGGCCATGAGGTCTTCTTTGATCTCTGACCTGCgggtgtttttttcctcattgtATGCAGCCCTGAGCCCCATTGTGATCATCATATCTAACAGGAAGGTGAATAGCATTCTGAGgtgtgcagagcagcagaagcatgTTCAGTAG
- the ora2 gene encoding olfactory receptor class A related 2 isoform X3: MQSVEFVRGILYLSLTVVGAPGNICLILAYLILLHQENRLLPADVIILHLSCVNLLVVVARCLLEFLASFHLAIIFGDVGCKSVIFVYRTSRSLSIWLTFILSAYQCLCIAPPGSQWTTLRIVFASYLFYVFFFLWLLTTSMSSAAVLFSFGTQNDTNLINHSVNVQFCFVHFPSKMSRDANGAAQVGRDVVPMALMTLASLIILAFLYKNSQQVKGLRSRDGGSGRAERRAAKAVVTLVTLYVLLYGVDNGLWVYTLTVREAMRSSLISDLRVFFSSLYAALSPIVIIISNRKVNSILRCAEQQKHVQ; encoded by the coding sequence ATGCAATCGGTGGAATTTGTCCGAGGGATACTCTACCTGTCCCTCACTGTTGTGGGAGCTCCGGGAAATATTTGTCTCATTCTGGCATATCTCATCTTGTTGCATCAGGAGAACCGGCTGCTCCCGGCTGATGTCATCATTCTTCATCTATCATGTGTAAACCTTCTGGTGGTAGTTGCTCGCTGTCTGCTAGAGTTCCTTGCTTCCTTTCACCTAGCCATCATCTTTGGAGATGTAGGTTGCAAGTCAGTGATCTTTGTCTACAGAACATCCCGCTCCCTGTCCATCTGGCTCACTTTCATTCTAAGTGCCTACCAATGCCTGTGCATAGCCCCTCCAGGGTCACAGTGGACCACGCTTCGCATTGTTTTTGCCAgctatttattttatgtctttttcttcctctggctcCTTACCACAAGCATGAGCTCAGCTGCTGTACTCTTTTCCTTTGGGACCCAGAACGACACAAACTTGATAAATCATAGTGTCAATGTGCAGTTCTGCTTTGTTCATTTTCCTTCTAAAATGTCCAGAGATGCAAATGGAGCAGCCCAGGTGGGCAGAGATGTAGTACCAATGGCCCTCATGACTCTAGCCAGTTTGATCATCCTGGCCTTTTTGTATAAGAACAGTCAACAGGTGAAGGGTCTCCGCAGTAGGGatggaggaagtggaagggCAGAAAGGAGGGCTGCCAAAGCTGTGGTAACCCTTGTGACCTTATATGTGCTCCTTTATGGGGTTGATAACGGGCTTTGGGTGTATACGCTCACTGTGAGGGAGGCCATGAGGTCTTCTTTGATCTCTGACCTGCgggtgtttttttcctcattgtATGCAGCCCTGAGCCCCATTGTGATCATCATATCTAACAGGAAGGTGAATAGCATTCTGAGgtgtgcagagcagcagaagcatgTTCAGTAG